From Leptolyngbya sp. KIOST-1, one genomic window encodes:
- a CDS encoding chromophore lyase CpcT/CpeT, with product MTAPRTVGKPMIEAQLRQVAAALAGEFDNRSQSLADPAWYLHLRLWQRPLPLNLFGEGYGLFLEQISVTSGQPPYRQRILHLTTKAGGLWGQYYALADPSTYLGGATQPDRLVGLTRDQLVALPTCGLVIERQADGQTYSARLPDDSLCTFTANGITTYVRLAFDIGPESAAPGSPLVFQMNDRGIDPDTGKTTWGPKMGPFRLLKQCAYALPG from the coding sequence ATGACAGCCCCTAGAACAGTAGGCAAGCCAATGATTGAGGCCCAGCTGCGCCAGGTGGCCGCCGCCCTGGCCGGAGAGTTTGACAACCGCTCCCAATCCCTGGCCGACCCGGCCTGGTACTTGCACCTGCGGCTGTGGCAGCGGCCCCTGCCCTTGAATCTGTTTGGCGAGGGCTACGGGCTTTTTTTGGAGCAGATTAGCGTGACCTCGGGGCAGCCTCCCTACCGCCAGCGCATTTTGCACCTGACAACAAAAGCGGGGGGGCTGTGGGGGCAGTACTACGCCCTGGCCGACCCCAGTACCTACCTGGGCGGAGCTACCCAGCCCGATCGCCTGGTCGGGCTGACCCGTGATCAGTTAGTGGCGCTGCCCACCTGTGGGCTGGTGATTGAGCGCCAGGCCGACGGTCAAACCTATAGCGCCCGCTTGCCCGACGACAGCCTCTGTACGTTTACCGCCAATGGCATCACTACCTACGTGCGGCTGGCCTTTGACATTGGCCCTGAGTCTGCGGCCCCAGGCAGTCCGCTGGTGTTTCAAATGAACGATCGCGGCATTGACCCTGACACGGGCAAAACCACCTGGGGGCCAAAGATGGGGCCCTTTCGGCTGCTCAAGCAATGCGCCTATGCCCTGCCGGGGTAA
- a CDS encoding cyclic peptide export ABC transporter, with protein MRLIVFLLRSSWVTVAIASIAGALSGVGSVLLIASINRAIGTPGQQSAGVLAQFLGLAVITLLAASGSQILLARLSQQAIYKMRLQLSHWILACPLRQLETLGPNRILASLTDDIDAISSTVFNLPLLLVNAALVIGCLGYLAWLSVGVFLAILVVIGVAIVVIQVMLNSVYALLRLARDQKDLLFKHFRSITDGVKELKLNLPRRFAFIEEDLETTAAAFRDYEVQAETVAALTLNFSSLLFFGILGFLVFGLPQLTDITTPVLSAYALTITYLARPIENLMTVLPVLSRGSVALKKIDELGLSLASQAETTGAGAHLPRSLHHQIELDNVTHTYHTDRDGQFTLGPVSLAFKPGDLVFIVGGNGSGKSTLAKLIAGLYAPETGTLRWDGNPVEGHNLDAYRQLFAAVFSDFYLFERLLGLQLQNLDDRAQHYLQHLQLDHKVQVNQGVLSTLDLSQGQRKRLALLTAYLDDRPICLFDEWASDQDPQFREVFYKQILLELKRRGKAVLVISHDDRYFHLADQLIKLEYGQRIDEGL; from the coding sequence ATGCGGCTGATTGTATTTCTTTTGCGCTCCTCCTGGGTGACGGTGGCGATCGCCAGTATTGCCGGAGCCCTGAGCGGCGTCGGCAGCGTGCTGCTGATTGCCTCCATCAACCGGGCCATTGGCACCCCCGGCCAGCAGAGTGCCGGGGTGCTGGCTCAGTTTTTGGGCCTGGCGGTGATCACCCTGCTGGCCGCCAGCGGTTCACAAATTTTGCTGGCTCGCCTGTCCCAGCAGGCGATCTACAAAATGCGGCTGCAGCTCAGTCACTGGATTCTGGCCTGCCCCCTGCGCCAGCTGGAGACCCTGGGCCCCAACCGAATTTTGGCCTCCCTGACCGACGACATCGATGCCATTTCCAGCACGGTGTTCAACCTGCCCCTGCTGCTGGTCAACGCCGCCCTGGTGATTGGCTGTCTGGGCTATCTGGCCTGGCTCTCCGTCGGCGTGTTTTTGGCCATTCTGGTAGTGATTGGGGTCGCCATTGTCGTCATTCAGGTGATGCTCAACTCGGTGTACGCGCTGTTGAGACTGGCTCGGGACCAGAAAGACCTGTTGTTCAAGCACTTTCGCTCGATCACCGACGGCGTCAAAGAGCTGAAGCTCAACTTGCCCCGGCGCTTTGCCTTCATTGAAGAAGACCTGGAGACCACGGCGGCCGCCTTCCGCGACTACGAAGTGCAGGCGGAAACCGTGGCGGCCCTTACCCTCAACTTCAGCAGCCTGCTGTTCTTTGGCATTCTCGGCTTTTTGGTGTTTGGCCTGCCGCAGCTGACGGACATAACTACCCCCGTCCTCTCCGCCTACGCCCTCACCATCACCTACCTGGCACGACCGATTGAAAACCTGATGACCGTGTTGCCGGTGTTGAGCCGGGGCAGTGTGGCGCTCAAAAAAATTGACGAGCTGGGCCTCTCCCTCGCCAGCCAAGCGGAAACGACTGGGGCAGGGGCCCATTTGCCGCGATCGCTGCACCATCAGATCGAGCTGGACAACGTCACCCACACCTACCACACCGATCGCGATGGGCAGTTTACCCTGGGGCCGGTCAGCCTGGCATTTAAGCCGGGGGATCTGGTCTTCATTGTGGGCGGCAACGGCAGCGGCAAGTCCACCCTCGCCAAGCTGATCGCGGGCCTCTACGCCCCCGAAACCGGCACCCTCCGCTGGGACGGCAACCCCGTGGAGGGGCACAACCTCGACGCCTACCGCCAGCTGTTTGCGGCGGTGTTTTCAGACTTCTATCTGTTTGAGCGGCTGCTGGGTCTCCAGCTTCAAAATCTGGACGACCGCGCCCAGCACTATCTGCAACACCTGCAGTTGGACCACAAGGTGCAGGTCAACCAGGGGGTGCTGTCCACCCTGGATCTATCCCAGGGTCAGCGCAAGCGGCTGGCCCTGCTGACCGCTTACCTGGACGATCGCCCGATCTGCCTGTTTGACGAGTGGGCGTCGGACCAGGATCCCCAGTTTCGCGAAGTGTTCTACAAACAAATTTTGCTGGAGCTAAAGCGGCGGGGCAAGGCGGTACTGGTGATCAGTCACGACGATCGCTATTTTCACCTTGCCGATCAGCTGATCAAGCTGGAGTATGGTCAGCGCATCGACGAGGGTCTGTGA